TGAGGGTTAACGTGACTTCCGAGTTCCGGATCTAAAGCGGGCTGGGGCGGTCGGGTGTCACCGCCCCACCTCACCCTCCCTGCACACACCGGTGCCTGGTGCCGTGGGTGCCGCCGGGCACCTTTGAATCAGGGTTTGACATCCAAGCACCTGCTTGGAGTCGGGGCGGCCCCGAGCTCTTCGCAGTTCCCAGCAGGGGGAAagcccagggagagagagagagagagagctccgtGCCAGGCGCTGTCGCCAGGCCACTCTTCTcaccctgtaaaaaaaaaaaatgtgggactGGATTCAGAGCGGACTCTGCAGTTTACAAGACTGGGGCTAGGAAGAGCAGGttgcctgggttttttgtttttgtgtgtgttttgtcacaGATGATCTAAGGCTTTTTCCACCCATTCCATAACAGTGTATGGCAGATCCGATACCGGTGTGGAGGAAAGCCGGTGGCAGAGAGAGCACCTGTGTCCCGTTCATGTTTTGGTCCTGGGACTTAACAATGTCTGGCACACAGTCATCACTCACTCAGTGCTTATTGAAGGAAAGTCGGGGCTGGTCCAGCGCTACAGTCCCGAGAAACGTTTCAAGGGAACGTGGGTAGGGCAAATGTACAAACAGTTTACTCTAGCAGCCGGGAGGGAACCTCAGACCAATTCTTCACATGTATCTGTTTTAAATCTCCCCTAGGCTTCGGTCCAGGCCCTGAATGGCTGGTCTCCAGTTGGCTCCACATCTGCCTGTGGGCGTTATGTTCCCACATAATAAAACAGAAGCGCCAGGGCTCCACTCAGCTAAGCGCGACCCTTACGGACAAGGTGACTCTCCCCAGCGATCCTCGATGGGACACTGGAGGGACAGTTTCCAGCAGAAGTTTTGGAGCAGCACAGAGCTGGGGCAAGAGGAGGATGTCTCCACTCACCCCAAAAGGAATGTCCCCACAAAAGCCCGGAGGCACTCCTGTCCCCACAGTGCCAGCACCAGCCAGCAAAGCTCAGGAAGCAACCCCCAGGGccaaggaaagggtttgttttcctTGTCAAGCCCTCAGCCCCGGTATCCCAAAGCAAACAACCAGGACTTCATTCCCCTTAGGAAGAAACGAGTTGGAGTGGATCGGGCATACCCACTGAAGCCCATGGTCCACCGGAAGTCTCATACAGGTGAGCCGGGCACTGATGGGGACCAGAATGTCTACCCAAGACTTCCTGAGTTTTCAGACAGCGACTTTGGTTTGAGGAGCTGGGTGAATCCATCTATTCATGCCTCCGTGCAGGCAGAGAAGAAGGTCATGGCCGACCTCCACAGGACCGAGTGGACACAGATCCAAAGACTAGAAGCTGCAGGGGAGACTCTACGGAAGGAAATCCGAAGGAAGGAGATCCTCCTGAGAGAGAAgctgaagaagacagaagagggtctCCGAAGGATTCAGAAGGAACAGAAACAGGCCcaggaaaatgaagagagagagctaCAGAGAACGACAGGACCTGGGGGGAGACTTAGGGACGGTAGCAGCAAGGCCACACACATACCCAGCTTCTCCCCTGAGTTCCGTTCTGAGGTGTTCAGGACAAGCAGGGGAGAGGATCAACCCTGTGAACGGGCTCAGGAAAACTCTAGTCCACTTCCGTTCTCTGGTTATGAAGTCCAGAGGCTCAAAAGGGACAGGCTGATGGCGAGCAACAACAGGATCCGAGACTCAGGGCCGGCGGCGGCAGACGAATTCTCTCAACCTTCGGAAGAGCTGGGCGGTGCGTTGCCCGCATCATCAAGCCTGTCCGGGGGGCCAGACTCCTCAGGGTCCAGCGCCTCCACAGAAGAGCCAGAGCTGGGcaagtgcagccactgtggacgCACCTTCCTGTCCCTCAGGCTGCAGAGACACTCCACGGTCTGTGGCAGGGTGCAAGGGTCCAAGAGGAAAGTGTTCGACTCCTCCCGGGCCCGGGCTAAGGGCACAGAACTAGAGCAGTACTTGAGCTGGAAGGGGCCAGACACAGCCAAGGTAAAGAAAGTCTCCTAGACGTGACTttgtatggggggggggcggcgtcTGTAATGGCCTGCTGTGTCCTCACCAGTTTTCATTTGGGAACTGGGATGGAGGGGAGAATCACAACT
Above is a genomic segment from Peromyscus leucopus breed LL Stock chromosome 14, UCI_PerLeu_2.1, whole genome shotgun sequence containing:
- the Zc2hc1c gene encoding zinc finger C2HC domain-containing protein 1C; this translates as MAGLQLAPHLPVGVMFPHNKTEAPGLHSAKRDPYGQGDSPQRSSMGHWRDSFQQKFWSSTELGQEEDVSTHPKRNVPTKARRHSCPHSASTSQQSSGSNPQGQGKGLFSLSSPQPRYPKANNQDFIPLRKKRVGVDRAYPLKPMVHRKSHTGEPGTDGDQNVYPRLPEFSDSDFGLRSWVNPSIHASVQAEKKVMADLHRTEWTQIQRLEAAGETLRKEIRRKEILLREKLKKTEEGLRRIQKEQKQAQENEERELQRTTGPGGRLRDGSSKATHIPSFSPEFRSEVFRTSRGEDQPCERAQENSSPLPFSGYEVQRLKRDRLMASNNRIRDSGPAAADEFSQPSEELGGALPASSSLSGGPDSSGSSASTEEPELGKCSHCGRTFLSLRLQRHSTVCGRVQGSKRKVFDSSRARAKGTELEQYLSWKGPDTAKTEPPRKSTWRQKHESFIRTLRHARQVQQVIARGGNPSDLPPVLPAENPDYVQCPHCSRHFAPKVAERHIPKCKTIKNRPPPPRRHDS